ACTGATTGTAAGCAAGAATGAGAATGGTCTAAGGTTATGATTTACCCTcttgtcggaatcctttccgctatgtttgctataaatttgcctaaatcttctctatcgatcataagctctctgactgtcgtaactctctcccgagtaattacaatAATAAgctagacatattctcctgaaTTACACTAGCTGGCCTtagttacagctcacttagatcacACCTAttgtttcgttatccctaatcccacctttaaaccctttgtattgatccctcatatacgttaggagtggtgttattcaacaaCTTCCTAAATATATACTCTCTTCTGAgtaatgcatactaaataggcacagccgattgagggcccttcaatcaacaacaataacaatatagttgaacaaacacAGAAAATATAaaggcaaatctatattaacatagcAAGAAATTCATCCTCaaagaggttccatcaaaaccctagattaaatatttagctactcatggtaAAACAAGATAAAGCCATAAAATAATTCATAATTCACAAAATAATAATGACAGGAAGAAGAATGAAAAACTCTAATGGTGttttgatcttctcacacttgttcttgcctccaatttaGTCTAAAGACAAGCTTAACCTTCACTTGAgcgagtttgttgagtttatataGGGTTAGGATAAGTTTCCCACGCTTTACACTTTAGCCCTTAAACTTTATTGGCCTTCTCCAGATCGACCGCGGTCACGGGCCAACCGCGGTCATTTTAGACTTTCTGGTTTTTGCCTTTCTTTCACCGCGTTCCAGTCGCGGTGGACTGTTGCCCAGGTTTTCTTCGCCTTTTCTTGCTCGTTTTCATCCAGGATCTTCTCGATTGGTCTTGTATCTACATATTTGACCCCAAAACACTCTATATCCTCCTCCTAACTCGGAGTAGCTCCTGCAAAGCATAAAAACCTCAATTAGAGCATTTTATTATCATTTAGCACTTAAAACATCAATAAAGTATGGTTAATTTAGAGCATAAATAGCATCTACATCGCATAATATAGTCTCCTATCATCGCTGCAAATATTAAAAATCTAATGAGCGCTCTCATTACGAGTCTCATTGGACTAAACATACATCCATCGCCTCACTAGATCACCAAACACAGACTGCATCATCTAATATTCAATTGTCACATTTATATTTTGTTCAAATATATAAACTACCATACAATCAGAAAtagttaaaataaaaaataaaatatttaggtAGTTATTTAGGTAATATAAGCCTATCTTCCCAACATTCTTCCGTTTGGACTACGTATACATTAGcaaatattatattttcaaaaataaaatgaactTCTTTCCAAATGATGAAAAAATATGTGTGTGGCTAATGTACCCTTGCTAACTCAATATTAAATACCAAATTATGGCGATCAATGTTGTAAATTCACATAACTGTACATAAGGTATCTGAAACAAACACGAGTGTATAATAAAGTCATTGAAGTCTATTAACAAGGCTATGGTGTGTGTTGGAGAAGGTATAGAGTGGTGGGAAGGTCAAGAGAAACAAAACATGGAATAAAACTCCTAAGGTTGCACAAGACCCGACTTCAAATAAGAAAAATTCTCTATTTATAGCTTTATTTGAACTTGTTGAGTATTTTTTTGGCTAGATTAAAGGCATCTAGAGGCCAAGGAAAAAGGAAATGGCAATTTGAAAGATTGAAGTCTACTTTGGATAAGGTTAGTGtctgtacctggatctgcacaaagaATATGCAGAAGCGTTGTATGACTACGCCACAGTCGGTACCCAGTAGGtttcaagactaacctcgatatAGTAGTGAAGAGGTTcaagtcaagacactcactagtcAAATAACGTGCAAGATATCAATATAAAACTTACAACAAAGAATTTAcagaataaatatcaaccaagaGTGGGACATATGATAACATGGAAAATCAACCAACAACTCATTAAACACAAAGTGAAATTATTTAAGAATTCAAAACATCAATCCATACCAACACATGAGTAACATCAAGGATCACTCCGAAATACCGCAATAACATCATCAACAAGCCACCCTTATGACACCGTGTGAGCATCACAATGACATATTTTCCCTTATATTGTTACACGCGCATAAGTCCCTTTATCTCACCGCATGAGCATCAATAAACACCACCCTTATGTCGCCGCATATGCATCTCGCCACCATTATACTCCACACAATAACAATCGATCCGCACAATAAGCCAACATGTGCCACAATATTATAAAAGCTACAACATCCACAAGTCACATCAAAATATAGCCCACGACTCACAATGAGATACAATAACATGACAATAGTATAAGAGTGCGGGGAAATATACAACAATAAAGCATGTTCATATAGCAAACAACCCTAATTGAAGGCATATTAATAGCCTAATGTCTAATCCAGTCACAAACCATACATATGTTTgcgtacacactcgtcaccttgtatATATGTCATTTCACATAGCATAAATAATGCAATTTAGACCAAATCCTAAAGGGTAatttcctacacaaagttatgtaAGATACTTACTTCAGATAGACCCAGTTAACACTCTAAAAATGCTTTTCCTTTAAAATTTACCTCCGCTcaactcaaatctagccaaaaataacttaataatatcaaataatgcaagataaaatcaatttcaattaataaagttaaGACCTTTCGCAATTTTTAAAAAGTCAACATAAGTCAACATCAGGTTTGCCTGATCAAAACTCGAGTCGATGGGTAGATCTCGACTACTAATAACCCCATGAGTCCAAATATGTGATTGATTTTATATCCGAGTTCAAATCGAatctcaaattttaaattttcatttcTCAAAACATATTCAAAAATCCCTAAAATTTCTCTTTAaatctcattatgatgttaaaattcATAATAATTATGTTATAATATCAAAATTAAGTCAAAATCACTTAGCCAATAGCTTTGTATAAAAATTCCCTCATAAAATCACCTCCCACCGAGCCTATGGCtaaaaaatatgataaaatgagacTAAGTCCCGAAGTCCCAACTTTGATTCAACTACAGAATTTGCAAATGCGACCCCTCGCAAATGCAACAcatacatcgcaaatgcgaagcctgactAGTCATATGAATGTTGTGCGGAGACTGGATGCATCACAAAAGCGATCAGACCCTGCCCAGCTCCCCCATTGCAATTGCGATCCAGGTTTCGCAAATGTCACCCTAGCCCTCCTTCCCAATTGCATCCAAAAACATCGCAAATATGAACTGGTGCTCGCATTTACGATAACCGCAGCACCAGCACACTAGCAACATGAACCAAGTCCAATACATTTTGAAACACGTCTGAAACTCACCTAAGCCCCCCACGACTCTATACCAAACAaatacacaagtctaaaaatatcttACGAACTCGTTCCCGAGCTcaaacactaaaataacatccAAAACTACAATAAAACTCAAGAATCGCTAGAATCACAATCAAGCGTCTGattcctatcaaaccaactcggaATGATACCAAACTTTGCGCATAAGTTCCAAATGACAAAATGGACCTATTCCAAGTTCCAAAATCAAAATTCAATCCCGATAGCCACAAAGCCAACCAATGTTTAAACTTAGGAATATTCTAAactttcaaattgccaacttccGACGAAAGAGACAAATCAACCtagaaccttcaaattcaacttcaggcatacgcctaagtccaaaatcagcaTAGGAATCTATTGGGACCATCAAAATACCATTCCACTGACGTTTTCACAAAAATCAAACCTCGGTCAACATTTCCAATTTAAGCTTCCAAACTAAGAACCAAATATTCCAAATCAATCCAAAACCTCCCCGAAACCCAAACAACCGTCCACGAAAGTCATATAACCATAAATACACATACATAAAGcttcaaaagaaaaaatggagctcaaatacacaaaatgatcggtcgggtcgttacaaacaCATTTGGAGCCATAAATATTTCAGCTTTATTATATTCAAAAGTCACTAGATAACTAGCATTATCCAATAACTGAAGAGAAATTATGTTTTGTCTAAGACTCGAAATACAAAACACATtatccaacaacaacaacctagtagaATCCTATCAGTGAAGTCTGGGGTGAGTAGAGTGtatgcaaaccttacccctaccctggaggGGTAGAGAGGTTATTTCGGGGAGGCCCCAGCTCAGAGATAATAGATTCGTAACAACAACAGAAATCAgaaaaataatatcaacatcGTAAGAGACAACAAATAAATGGAAGGACAATAAAAAGAAAGTGTGAAACACAACAAAAACCGCTAGCAGTCCTAGATAAAACACTACCAGACTAGTCGGTACAACGAAGAAAAATTCTCGACTACCCCCTAACccacaaccctaatgctcgaccttcaCACCTTCCTATCAATAGTCATGTTCTCAGAAATCTGAAGCCACACCATGTCCTGTTTGATCATCTCGCTCCAATACTCCTTAGGTCGCCCTCTGCCTCTTCTCGTACCTGCCCAAACGAACCACTCACACCTTCTAACCAGAGCATCTAGGCTCTTCCTCCGCACATGCTCGAACCATCTAAACCTCGCTTCTCGTATCTTGTCGTTCATAGGAGTCACGCCACCCTAAGCAGGTTTTGGTCATTTAAGTTTTTCATTTAGCAAGTTTGGTCATTTAAGTTTTTCAAAATGGGCACTTTTAATCTCCATCACATATTTAACAAACtcctatttttaaatttaaaggaATCGTACAAACAAAAAAAGATTGACTAGAAACACCATAAAAGTCCTTTATAATCTCAGAAACTGCAAGACCAAAAACTTCACCATACACCAAAAAGTagaataaaaataatagaaatttCACATTTAACAGCTAAATCAGacataaaaaaataaatcaaaaataccAGAAATTGCACCTCTAAATATGAGTTCCCATTAAATATATTTATTCACCGTTCTCATTAAATCTAATGATTagaatttattaaatatttgatACATTACTCAATTGTATATACAAGGGACTAATTTTTTGCCATAGTTTTTGCCAAAATatagttgagatttttttagcaaatacatgtttgaccatatattttatctatattttagcaaattttgagctggttttggcccaaaatatcactattatattttttaaaaattgcccaaatttttgtattttataaaagagcccgccatttattattttgtaacaatgcTGCTTCGTCTTCTCGGTCACCTCATAGTGTattatgtagttcattataaaaataataattttgtaccaaatttatttatgttcaggactatgatttgcgataatataatgaatgttattgataaaggtattgttgggtatttgtgatagtttttagaacttatgggtataagtcatgtttcatatatttttttttaaaatgaaacaTGTTTTGAAAACTTATGGCCAAATACATTTTCATTGTtaaaccaaacttcacccaaatcagttttttcaaaacaaatttggaatctatggccaaacatTACACAAAGTGACCATATTTGTCATTTTCTCTAAAATTTGTATAGAAGAAAAACCGCTCAAATGCGCTTCCATTACACAGCTTACAAAGCAAGCTTCACCTTTTAGTTTGGTGTACGCGGCCTCCCAAGTATATTTGGCGGTTCGGCACGCTTTTGAAATATTTCCATTCGCCCCCATTCTGCCTTCTCTTTCAACACAACAAAGACTCATCTCTGTAACTCAGTAGCATCAAGAGAAAAGAAGCAATGGAGCAGCAGCAAAGGAATCAGAAGACGATGCAGCAAGACCAGAATGAGGAACTCGATGACGTTCAACATGGCCCTTTCCCTGTTGAGCAACTTCAGGTCTCAAACCCCTTCACCCCCATTTCTGATTCCCCCTTTTCATTCTTGTATTTAGGGATTATATGTTGCTTCGCCCTTCGTTCTACGTCATTCTTATACTAAGCTAATGATTTTTTCCTAAACCCATTTTCCCGTTTCTCCAAGATCTTGAAGTGGCTTGATTTTTTTGTTTAACCCAATTTGGGGTAGTCATGCTTATGTTAAATTAATGATTGTTTATTGCTTCAGACTCGACGTTGTAGCTGGGTTTTATCTTGAATCTTGAATTGTGCTTCTTTGTGGCTGAATTTCATGAAACGGGAATTTTTCTTCTTTGTGGTTGAATCTTACCCGACCCGGTTCTTTTCAACCCTAGGGAAATAATTTTTTGGGCATTCCCAGTTTCTGAATTCTTGGAATCTTGTGTCTGAAATGGGTTTGTGTTTTGATGTGTTCTTGCGGATTATTTCAAGCTAATACTTTTACAGTTGATTCTACCGTTCCTTTATCTATACTACTCAGTGCCTGAGTTTTGAAGCTAAATTTAGTTATCCCATTATGGTAGGGTTAATTTCATGAATGGTCACTATTTTCAAATTATTGCACCAAAGTCACTAAATTATCTTTTGTAAAGAAAAAGTTGCTCGACTTCACCTAAGTGTCATAGAAAGTTACAAACTAGtctgtttttaattttttttgtaaccAAACATTCAGTCCACTTTGTCTAAGTATCATAAAAAGTCACTAGGAGGATACACTGAAGACCTGGTGACAGTGGACATACTATTATTTAGACAAAGTTGAGTGACTTTTTGGCTTAGAAAAAGTCGCTTAGTGACTTTCTGTGACACTAGGCAAAGTTGATTGACTTTTTAGTTACAAAAGTTAGTATAATAAATCTGGTGTGATAAAGTAAAAATTAAGTGAAACGGATTCTCGAAGTGGTACCACTGATCTTGAAAATCTGGATAAATGCTTTCTTTTTATCCAATCAAGATAATACGTCCCTTGTGCGATACTCCATTGGTAGAAATGCTGTTCCAATCATTTTAAGGGCATCATGAAAACTGCTTGTTTAGAGGCACTTGACACAAAATAATTAACATCCTGAGGCATGATATGGTATTACCAGCATTGGGGGTTGGCGGTCTCTTATTTTGTCTGCATCTGAGTGATGTGATTGACTCTTCAGTTTTGCTCATACTGCAGGTTTTAAAAAGATTTACATAAAGTTGAATAATATTTCCTGTGGATATTTACTGCTTCTGGTATTACATAAAAGCCGGACCAGGCATTTACTAGAAATTTCTTTGAATTGTGAATATTTAAAAGTCAGTATCTTTGCCTTTCTTTTTCTAGTCTAGCTCGTAGTATAGTTGTTTCTGTTGAATGAAACCCTGTAAGTTCTTTTTAACTTAAAAAGAAAATGGTCCAGTAATTACTGAGGCATTTAGCTGTTTTGTCCTCAAGGCATCAGGGATTGCAGCCCTAGACGTGAAAAAACTCAAGGATGCCGGTATATGCACGGTTGAATCTGTTTGTTATGCTCCAAGAAAGGAGCTTCTGCATATAAAAGGAATTAGTGAAGCTAAAGTCGACAAGATAATTGAGGCAGGCATGTTTCTCTTCTTTTTACTTCCATTTCTGCATTTGCTTATGAGTAATCAGTACTAAACCTTTTATTGCTGCATATGAACAGCTTCAAAATTAGTGCCTTTGGGGTTCACTAGTGCCAGCCAACTCCATGCACAGAGGCTTGAAATCATTCAGATAACTTCTGGATCAAAAGAGCTTGACAAGATATTAGAAGGTAGATATCTATTTCTTTTGTGAATTTCTAGACCTGGAATTTGTTCTGGCCTCACAACTTGATGCTTTTTTCTCACTTGTCAGGAGGAATTGAAACTGGATCCATTACTGAAATTTATGGGGAGTTCCGATCTGGAAAAACTCAGCTGTGTCACACACTATGTGTCACTTGTCAAGTACGATGATAATGTTCTTTTACTCGAAAAACCATAAATAAGGTGCTACAAATTGTAATTTGTAACAAACATTACATTTAAATATCAttctttatctctttttttttagcTTCCATTAGATCAGGGAGGTGGTGAAGGGAAAGCAATGTACATTGATGCTGAAGGTACTTTCAGGCCGCAAAGACTTCTACAAATTGCAGACAGGTCTTCTATTTATAATCTCAACTTACATTTTTTCTTGTATTATAAAGTTCAAACTTTTCGTAATCATTGGTGTTAAATGCTGCAGATTTGGATTGAATGGTGCTGATGTTCTGGAGAATGTAGCCTATGCTCGAGCTTATAATACTGATCATCAATCAAGGCTTTTGCTGGAAGCAGCTTCAATGATGGTGGAGACCAGGTTAAATGTTATCTTGATATGCATATATTTGTTTGCTGATTTCTAGCTTTGCATGAAGAATGCATAATCTGTGCTTGCCCTTTTGCTTTGAATTGTGGGGTAGTAATTATTGTTGTAGTTGATAGCTTCCTCTTGGTGTTGCCATAAAGTGAAATTTTCTCCAAATTCTGTTGCTGTTCTCTCAATTTTTTTCTCTATCTTCTCTGTGGCGGTGTTGCTTTGGGCGAGAAAATGGACTAAATTGTAGCTTAGAGAGTATTCCAACTCTTGATCAGTGTATCTTGAGGGTTCCAGTTTGAAGCAGCTCTCCGTTCCAACATTCCTACGTCTAATGCATGTTTGCATTCATCTGTTCGGTCACTTAACAAAAACCCAGTGATTTATCTGTTTGAAGTGTTATAGAATTAACTCCGATATGTAAAGTTAGcccatttata
The Nicotiana sylvestris chromosome 11, ASM39365v2, whole genome shotgun sequence DNA segment above includes these coding regions:
- the LOC104237168 gene encoding DNA repair protein RAD51 homolog, translated to MEQQQRNQKTMQQDQNEELDDVQHGPFPVEQLQASGIAALDVKKLKDAGICTVESVCYAPRKELLHIKGISEAKVDKIIEAASKLVPLGFTSASQLHAQRLEIIQITSGSKELDKILEGGIETGSITEIYGEFRSGKTQLCHTLCVTCQLPLDQGGGEGKAMYIDAEGTFRPQRLLQIADRFGLNGADVLENVAYARAYNTDHQSRLLLEAASMMVETRFALMIVDSATALYRTDFSGRGELSARQMHLAKFLRSLQKLADEFGVAVVITNQVVAQVDGSAVFAGPQIKPIGGNIMAHASTTRLAMRKGRAEERICKVVSSPCLAEAEARFQISPEGVTDVKD